The window atatgtacctactcgtatgttgaggtcagctgaccgtctactgCTTTGCACTCCCCAGATGtcctaaaaatcacgaggtgagcgtgcgtttgtccatgctgcccccatgctctggaactcactgcccattacagttaggctggcatcctctctgcctgtctttaaatctcgtttaaaaaccTACTTCATGACTTGGCTATGTCATCCTGttatgattttatagtttttattgttgtgttttatcttcttattgtttttacttttgttttaaagggacttttcggacttttgaatttttatgctcgcgattgccccctcaggccaaaagcgtaatggcagcttcaatagtaggctcgtgcacgaggcgcgcatgttgtacgtgcacactccttaacaaaaatagcagctgagacagtcccgtgtgtgtgtgtgtgtgtgtgtgtggcctggaggacagaggacaggagaacacgcagctaatttattaaataatgtggttctgtacctttctcttcagcacagccgacaaaggtttatgatgggtcagtcctcctgcatgctcagatcattcccttcccttgcttgaaaaattgttccaaaatgaaagttgaacccacatcttttttatctgtgaattcaatgccgttcggcgagtctcaaataaaaatttgggcatcttactgtaaaaaaattatatcattaatgtaaaaaataaactcaaaataaactatgttcacatccagaatcaaacccaggtcttctgcatgggagtcagacgtcttactaggtgaactaaagcgccagtgacgtcctttgtatctgtaatgtttatatccttgatgacagctgaaacaacgttcaaagaacggttgggagtgaaaatggctatttagttgctaattagcaggaaatatctagaagaaagttctacagaaagtagctaagggtcctcagaaatgtagctagctttgtcactaggcgttaggaacagcgacaaagtggcactgcctctctctctgctgctaaagctacggatagcaaatgctacgggcgatgcctgagcgtgaacacgcatgaagcagcctgctcgacccgagcatctctctttttctgtgattttacagaaaaacaggcaatcacagtaaaaatgccagggctcattctacaggaccagggcgttgcaggagaatgtatgaagaagacatttattatttctatacatgttttgctgtcaaacttccataatgtccctttaaattgatcctgcctcttcagcactttggtcCGCTCTCACGCCGTCTTAaactgtgctatagaaataaagctgGTACTGTCTGGTTTGTTTCAGAACAGAGTTTATAAAAATGGAAGTGCCAGACTCTGGGCCCTGACGGGTTTGCTTCCAGTAAAGTTGATCAGCCCTCAAACGCTCCACTGAACTCACAGCCAAATGCATCTGCTGTTTGATGCTGAGCAGGAAGGTTTGTGGTCACTGATGCTTGATGTTTGTGCATCCATACACAACTACGAGTAAACAGCCCTGCAGTTTTGCATCGCTCAGCTCTCCACCTTTGTGCTTGATGGTGTAGAAGCCGACCGCCTGCTTGTCCCTCCACAGCAGTTTGCAGCTTTCTGTGCGGGGGTGCAAGGAGAACGACGCCTCCCCGGGTGAAGGAGGCCTCTCCACAACCCGACTGAGAAGGAACACGATCACCCTTTCTACAACCGACTGCACCTGTGGACAACTAGATGTGATTAGTTTAAAAGTTATAAATATGTACTGCCTTAATGATAATCTACAGTAACTGAACTCCGACTGCATCAATGTCACAAAAAAGTAAAACTTGAGACTTTTACGGGTATAAAACCACTCCTGGATCCGATGGATGTTCGCAGCACGTCATCCAAACGCCACCATTTCTCGTGCAGGTACAAAGCCACGACTGGATAGAAGCAGCAGATCAAAACGCATCAGAGTTGATCTGATTCAGGACGTTTATTCAACGGAGATCAACGCAGTTCAGCTCACAACCTTGTGTTTGATCATCAGGAGGATGAAGCGCCAGCACCGCACAGGCAGGGTGGTCGTCCTCAAACAGCTGCAGCTGGCTTACACTGGCTGTCGTTATGGCAACCTGTGCAGAGAGGAGGACATTTTAACTGTTTAAAAGGACAAAGGTCTTATTTGCTATGGAAGAAAGTAATAAACTCTTGATtattatttatcttgtattttttacGACCCCCGGTAGCAATCCCAGCTAAACTCATACATAAAAGCATAATACTTCACAGTGATTTAGAGCTGATTGGTTTATCAAAACCCTTCTGTTGTGTTAGGGTCAAAATTGACCCGTTTTCAAGTTTAACTGTGTAAAAAGTACACTTTCCCCTTTTTGTCCTGGAATGAGGCTTCAACTAACCCTCAGACGCACCTGTTGAAATGCAGTAAAATCAGTTTTCACAATTTTAGTAAATTCTAAAggtctcaaaaaaataaaaaaagttacaTCTGTGGTGTTACGGGTCCAAAATGACCCGGCAGAGAAAACTGGCTGTTGTATGCATCACTTACAAGCTATGGGTTGCTCTGAGGATCAAATTATGGTTTGTTTTCATTGTTTCCATTGtttagccctttgatgcataatggtcactacagtggacaggtactcaaaattgttatttctttatttttgctattaagcacagctgttgaagactttattgcatgtaagcctctccatttggacttcagtaagtcaagccaccatatttcatgttcagaatgcacgttgtacactgagatggacatgtaataaattatttttaaattaacaaaatggtacaaaaaatatttgttgaaatttgtttcattcacacctaaagatgaatgaaaaaaattgtttaaaaaatcatggttgaagatttcataattcatgcatcaaagggttaaattatGGTTCATTCAGAACAACATACCTGCGCTAACACCATATTATTTTCAATGTTCAGTTTATGGTCAATGCAGGTGCATGTgtgcacacacaaccacacactccGTGTTGTTTATCATTGTTCATTTTATGGTTAAATTGTTTGGTTAATTGgtctggttaaataaaagttaGTTTTATGGAAACAAAATTTACTTGTTATCTTTATCCTACCATTTAAatgaattcaagtttatttataaagcgccaaatcacgacaagagtcgtctcaaggcacttcacataataaacattccaattcaggtcagttcattaagccaatcagaaataatgtttcctatataaggaacccagcaaatcgcatcaagtcactgacgagtgtcagtgactatacagcaatcctcatactaagcaagcatgcagcgacagtggagaggaaaacccccttttaacaggaagaaacctccagagaatcctggctcagtataagcagccatcctccacgactcactggggattgagaagacagagcgcgcacacacacacacacacacacacacacacacacacacacacacacacacacacacacacacacacacacacacacacacacacacacacacacacacacacaccaagcaatgtggctatggttacattgtgatttcttagtaaatattctatttggcgagagataaactttattgtatttatctagGCGGGTCCATTTTGACCCGAAAAACCAAAGATGCCACTAGTGTTAGTCAtttttaaatagtaaaaaaaattacattttttttggGTAGGTGTACTCTAATATTagtttataacacatttatagttGATTATTACTCATTCTATAAGGAAAAAGAAATATATTTAGTGAATTTAAACAGTTTTTGCAGTAACAAACGAGTGGTATATTTTAAAATACTGCGTCTGTGGAGCCAACTAAAaaaccattcacacactggttccaTTTATATGAATACATACAAAGCCAGCAATTAGCTTAATAACAACATTTGAAGAAAACTGGTGATTTTAAGCATTTTCACGCATTTTTAAATCATGAATCCAAATGGACCCGCTAACACCACAGGTGTAAACAGCTTTCTAACACAATACAAGGGTTAAATCAACACCTAaaatctattttgtgggtttgttTCATGGCGGTGTCAATCACTTTGTTTTGGggtaaaatattaaatatttgttgATTTTAGTTTCTACGTCTGATTTTCCATTTGGCAACTGAAAACTGATCAAAACAAAGACTTAAACTGCTTTTTAAACCTAAAATCTATCAGAGAACAGAAAAGATGATTTCACCTGTAATTGTTGGGATGACTGAAACCAATCAACGCAAGGTGTTGCGTTTAAAGACGTCAGGTAAAGTTCAGACGCAGATGTCAGTTCAGTGTCCTCCACCGGCGGCAGATCAACAGGATACATGCTGTTTTAGGTCAGATAAAAGTGATAACACGGCAACAGGTGCATTTACAACATTAATGTAGCTATTCGCACCCATACAGCATTATAAATGATGTATTATAATGTCTAAGAAAATAGAATGTTTGGGTTTTTAGGAGACCTGAAAAAACTCGTAGCGTCAGAGATTTTGTGATTTGTTCGTTTTGCTACTCCTGTTTTTTTCCCAGAAAACGGCGTTATTTACAAAACAAGAACAATAAAATGACATGACGTCACTGAAAATGTTCATAGCGGCAGAAACAGTGTGaaacagtttattaaaaaaatCACTTACTGTATTTTTATAGCGAAAGAATGACTTACCTGTAGGATTTAGTCTACGTGAGAACTTTGAGTTCAcgtttgtgttttatttgttttgggCTGCAGCGCCATCTGTCGACAGAAACGGATCCGCAAGTAGGATTAACCGGAAACATAAATGAGTAGGCTTCAAAGTAAAAGCACCTAGTAAGCTGGACTAAAAGAGAAAACGCTTTCCCAATTCACAACCCAAACAGAAGTGTTTACAATTCAGTTAGACTACTTACATAAGGGATTAAACACACCCCATTCCGTTTACACGAAAGCTGGGGCTTAATTgattaatttgtttatttattttgaaattaTAAAAGCGGAAGCATTTGCGTGTTTGCCTCCTAACCGCGTGAACTTTACTCGCCAAGAACTGTCGGTGACTGACTTTCATGGTCAAAACCATGTTGCTCGGGCTGAGACCAAGCAGGCTGGTGCCGGGGCTTCGGCGTTGCCTCCTCCAGTGTCGCAACGTTAATTCAGAAAACACCGCGAGGGTGAGTTAGCTTGAAAATACCTAAAGGTAAACGGGTGAGTTTCACGCGCTGGTGCAGGACGCTGTGTACAAATGAACGAGACCAAACGCAGCGAACCAAAGGTTGGAGTGCAGAAAGGGACCCTGTGTTTTATCAGGAACATAAACCCGTGCAGTGTTGCAGAACATGTGCGGTACACGTTAATGTATTTATCGTTATTGTGACCAAAttgatcacggttttcggtattatcgcggtatttttttttaaacgtgttacattttcagacaactaagtaAGCccagtatatcaggaaaatattgtcctcagtttgtttctaaattttgcttaaaatttattttgtaaatattttgtttatttgtttacattttgctctttagtctttaaaataccaatatttgcccataacttcttattttatgtctgtttgatgtcatcattttaaaaatattagatcagatgatactcagtactcaagtagccttctaatcagatacttttttacccttacttgagtaataacccctatatcaggaaaatattgtcctcggtttgtgtccttccagtgagcttttcagatgtgggaaaatgtcatcaggcagtaatcattgttaaattcataattattctcggagagagaccaactcttatctgcccctgggagccccgtaatgcatagatagcgtcatttcaacatggcggtgtccgcgacacggtttatatgcaggtagcggcgctgcggctgctttatatagcgactcgttgcattctccctcaacccaaatcctcggatcatgcattttagctaaaacgctaacgttagcttgccttgcgttgactgtagagttgtgggtgatggtcacgcagatgtgtcatgagatttgaagcgttgctgcctctcacagacactttttctgcacgtgctgcaaacaggatagccgtcttctatcagctgtccctcggcattcttcaaatatccaaaaaatgcccgtacttccgactttgtcttctttgagggataataaatgtcctgagcgctgccgtctcctcctttggccattatttcagctttaggttcaagaaagttttggttgtaaacaacaaagtgcgcatgtgccgccggcaacttcagcagatgatacggtggctggtaagggtcaccgcacctacaccgcgcctacggtaatccaccgagataatatatatttttaaaacaagacggttattattattgtcaacttttttaccggggtttaccgctacaccggttaccgtgacaaccctagtttctACTTTGATTTTACTTGTCCTAGTTCTAATTAGACTATTTGTTATGTTGCACTTATATttttttctccaccttgccacatttgtttATTAAAATCTGTGTTGATGCGCTCACTCTTCCAAAGCAGGATATTCTACTTCATTCTAACAAAGATAACTGGACTTGTTCAAATATCAGATTtattcatcttaggtgtgttcttgctgtgtctttctaattccatactttcgttcttttttaaacacagaaacagttttgtttacctgttttgtagctacagtttcgtcgacggctgccggcttcttcaggctgacgctgatggtggcgcgtcacttccttctccgtttatctgcgggcagcagaggatcataaccaccgaacaacaaaaatacaaaagatggatcaaggaagcaatcgagataaggagacgtggatgtgggaccatgaacagggacgacggagtttacacgctggaccacgcatgggactgcgtcgtcggagaggggagagcgggcagtagagggcgacaacgtcctctgctgcccgcagataaacggagaaggaagtgacgcgccaccatcagcgtcagcctgaagaagccggcagccgtcgacgaaactgtagctacaaaacaggtaaacaaaactgtttctgtgtttaaaaaagaacgaaagtatGGAATCAGATTTATTTCTATAGAACAATTAGATGAACCGAGCTTAAAATCTACAAAAGCTCCAGTAACATTTTTATGTACTTAATACGTTTTATTAATAAGTCTTTCACAAATTGTTCtagttttgtttgtttaaatATCTGCTTTGGGTACTTTATTCATGTGAAAGTGGATTTCTAGCATTGTTGCATTATGGCATCTGACGTGTTTGTACTTTTAAAGACCTACAATAACAGCACAAAGGTGGATTTGACACATGATCTGTCTGCACAGAGGGCTGCTGTGGACCGGGTTCTGTCTGCGTTCAGGTCCATATGTGGTCCGGACGGCGTCTCGCTGGGAGAGGCGGTCAGAGAGCAGCACGGTAAAGACGAGTCCGTACACAAGTAAGTCGTTCCCCGGTGACTAAAACAAGCTGGTGTGAACGTGCTGACAGCTGATGAACCTTTGAACGCCGCTGTCCAGATGTCGACCCCCAGATGTGGTGGTGTTTCCAcgctgtgtggaggaggtcagcgcACTGGCCAAGGTCTGCCATGATCACAACCTTCCCATCATTCCCTTTGGCACTGGGACGGGCTTGGAGGGAGGCGTCGGCGCTGTGAAGGTCTGCAGAAATGGACTCTTCTACTGAACAGCAATTAGTGCAGTTATGTTTTAATTCCAATTTCTGAAATGCACGATTGTGTCGTTTTACTGTAAACTAACCTCATTCCCCAGGGGGGCGTGTGCTTCAGCCTAAGGAACATGGACCAGGTCCTGGACCTTCACCCAGAGGACTTCGATGTGACGGTGGAGCCTGGTGTGACCCGGAAAGCCCTGAATGCTTACCTGCGTGACACCGGACTCTGGTTCCCCGTGGGTCAGTCCCAGTTTTACGGTGCTCCAGCTCTAGTGAGATGCAGATTTATGGAACCGTTTGTTTATCTCAGATCCTGGAGCAGATGCTTCCTTGTGTGGAATGGCTGCCACCAGTGCATCTGGCACCAATGCAGTGCGTTACGGGACCATGAGGGAAAACACTCTGAACCTGGAGGTGGTTTTGTCAGATGGGAGGATTATACACACAGCTGGAAAAGGTCGACGTCCCAGGTGTGGATCAGCTGTCACATTTCCATGTTTAGATGTTGTTTGTTGAGACGAACAACCTCGTTTCTTTGATTTCGTCGGTCTTCAGGAAAACCTCGGCGGGCTACAACTTAACGAACCTGTTTGTGGGTTCAGAAGGCACCTTGGGGATCATTACCAAAACTACGTTACGCCTGTACGGCATCCCAGAGGCCATGGTGTCGGCGGTCTGCTCGTTTCCCTCCATCCAGGCTGCGGTGGACAGCACCGTCCAGATTCTCCAGGCTGGGGTCCCCATCGCTCGCATCGGTGAGGAAGAACGAGAAAAGCTGAAAATAATCTGTGATTTTAAGAATTCTTGTGAAAATCATGATGTTTTTCTATAAAACCATTTGAACATCATGagaaattagctttttgaattttaaATCGTgcatgactagggatgggtatctttgacatttgaatcgattcggtactaattcccggtacctaggaatcgataccggtacttaacggtaccaattttcgatacttttgagtgtttattattttaattctcttttataattaaatatatatttttctcaatatataaccatatttgataaatatcacgataaataacatacaactgtttgtattttaacatcgtcctcgtagttttataagctgataattaaagtgaagcaaacatctttactgtgaactaaatttactgtgtatcttcattccttttgccgtcctttttcatttgatttttcctactgggaagttagaatttccgaggagaaagcgaacgcaccattagctgataacaatggtggcaatggaagctaacgtatcaagctaacgttatcttaaacagtctatttagctgctggagcagattaaaacgatgatgcctcacacttagatcgttgtcactggtttcatcttcacccaatcacccgtcacatttagtaaagtgaagccaaactttagagcgcgttcatgttcttctagtcggagattctgagttccgaggagaaagcgaacgcaccattagcggaacggaagctaacaaatcaagcaaccgttatcttaaacattttatttacctactggagcagattaagatgaggatgtctcacttagatcgttgtcgctggtttcatcatcacccagttacccatcacatttagtgaagtggacccaagctttagcgtgcgttctttctaccatgctgctctgtttacaactggctcgcagcgacagacgacattacgctcttgcgcatgcgcagctgtctaggcaagttctcgttatgaaggacgggtaccgaaacgaggcaccgtttcaaatgacgtgaatcggtgctcggtcggtactatggaattcggtcgctaccttaaaaagtaccgaattaggTACCCATCGCTGTGCTTGACTAAATATTCAAGGCTACTACAGAAGATAAAAGAGGCAGAAAGCAGACCAGCATTAGagactaaccccaaaattccactacctccgctccgctccgcccccgctttccacagccgctcgcttccgaactcaatttttactggtacccgctctacaacggctccgctccggtgcggagacctgaggtgcgcaaacaggcatgcgcgggattttcgagatctagcgatacagtccgagcaataaatgcggaagttggatccaaacacccgttgtgtgggagaagcatcggaaatgagctgtttaatctgcccatcatttgtgttgagagatcagcagtgtttggatcaacaaagtgtgactactttgatagtggaaactgtatttatggcttatttttgtgcatttaaagttcaaccgccattgatagttgttataagttgttaaacctgtgcatatgaaacaaaaaacgccttttgtttatcgatttattgtgaaaaacggaagctgggcttgctccctttcctgttgggccgttgtggtttctgtccattgactgcggaggtgttccaccgtccggcaaaaataggatcgatcctatttttTGCCGGACGGTGGAACGGCgggcggccgcagtagtggaacagctctgattgactacaacgggaccgtttttgctgcggagttcgtgccggagcggagatagtagaATTTTGGGGTAAATCTTATTGATCAGCTTCCTGCAGCTGGAGATAACAGAATCCTGGTGAGAGGAAATTATCGTGAAGAAAAAGATCAATATGGATTTAAAAAAGCTGAAAAATCATTAAAGTAATGACCTGTGTAGATGTGTGATGCTGGATCGTCTGTGTCTTTGTCTCGTTTGACTTCAGAGTTTCTGGATGATGTAATGATAGATGCGTGCAACCGGTTCAGCTCCCTGACCTATCCCGTGCTCCCGACGCTTTTCCTGGAATTCCACGGATCTGAGC is drawn from Nothobranchius furzeri strain GRZ-AD chromosome 4, NfurGRZ-RIMD1, whole genome shotgun sequence and contains these coding sequences:
- the ldhd gene encoding probable D-lactate dehydrogenase, mitochondrial, with protein sequence MVKTMLLGLRPSRLVPGLRRCLLQCRNVNSENTARRAAVDRVLSAFRSICGPDGVSLGEAVREQHGKDESVHKCRPPDVVVFPRCVEEVSALAKVCHDHNLPIIPFGTGTGLEGGVGAVKGGVCFSLRNMDQVLDLHPEDFDVTVEPGVTRKALNAYLRDTGLWFPVDPGADASLCGMAATSASGTNAVRYGTMRENTLNLEVVLSDGRIIHTAGKGRRPRKTSAGYNLTNLFVGSEGTLGIITKTTLRLYGIPEAMVSAVCSFPSIQAAVDSTVQILQAGVPIARIEFLDDVMIDACNRFSSLTYPVLPTLFLEFHGSERSLEEQVATAEEIAQSNHGSDFQWARDAETRSRLWKARHDAWYAAQALRAGSKAYSTDVCVPLSRLPQIIVETKEDLLESRLTGPIAGHVGDGNFHCLMVVDPNDPDEQHRVHLFAERLARRALAMGGTCTGEHGVGLGKRVLLQEEVGPLAIQVMQGLKETLDPKNLMNPGKILLQGDP